The genomic interval GTGTTTTTAGACCATCCTGCTGGAACTGTCTCCTTCTATGAGGTCTCCTCTGACACAATGACCCACCTTTACACTTTTCAGaccacattcactgagcccctctatccagCGTTTGGAATCCAGAGTACAAACTCCTCAGTGTCTTTTGGGGTTGCCAGTAATCCTGTAGAGGCTAAGAGGCCATCGGTGGAAGAATTTCAAGAATTGGGTGGTATTTCCTTAATTGGAGGATTTCTTCATAAAGATCTTTTCCATTACAGAAACTGAAGAAGCACAAATGTTTCACTATTGCTAATTTGACACAATGATTGCGGTAGATGTTTCAATCGTAAAGTGAACCTGAAGAAATCACAAAAACATTCACGAGAGGGAAAAAAGTCTGCTTTGTGAATTTGAATTTTAGTTTTCTTGCAAGTGAAAAAACAACAGCACTAAAGCACAGAGAAAGAGGATAAAAACGTGAAAGTCAACATGTAAAAATGTGTCGATTACAACAAGATTTAAGAGCACGTTAAACCTTACAGCTTTAGGAAAATACCACCTACGGTGGATATTAAAATATGTCCCATCTAGGCTACTTTAGCTGCGTTtatacaggcagcccaattttgatattttgaccaatcagatcattgCCAATAATTGGACAAATGAGTAGAATTGGACTGCCTTTGTAAACTTAGCCTAAGGCTCTGTGTTTTAAACTAGCTTAAATATTTTTCGAAATTATGCTCTAATGCTTTATTAAAGCTGTTCTTAAACATATAATTTTGTAAAACTTGATTTGCTTAGTATTCCTATTGTTTCCCCAGATATCCTGCATAGTATCAGGTAGAGATACAGGTAAATGCCGAAATAAAGGGAACACCAACATACACccacagcttcaatgcaccttggcatagattctactggaactctattggagggatgagacaccattcttccacaagaaattccatcatttgatgttttgtagatggtggtggaaaacactgtctcaaggccccgctccagaatctcccataagtgttcaattgggttgagatctaaaaaagccatggcatatggtttaaaTAAttgtcatgctcatcaaaccattcagtgacaactcatgccctgtggatgggaGCATTGTCATTCAAacgggggcatagccatggtagctaaAATAATGGCcggcccagcatttttatacatttttatacatatttatttgcttaattaactcaggaaccacacctgtatggaagcacctgctttcaatatactttgtataccACATTTTCTCAATTGTtttcattattttggcagttacagcTATGTTTCCACAATCCCAATATAACTTCTCAGTCCTTCACATTATAGACCTTTGGCTTCATCTGCTGGCTTCTGGAAAATAAAGCATTGCCAAAACAATTGTGTCACTTTATCTACAAATGGCTTTTcacaattaattaattaatgagAAGGTTTCCTGTCTATTGGTCACATCCTCCATGGCCCTGTTCACACTCAGGTCTGCACAACTGATATACAATGCATTTGACACAATGGTTGTCATACAACTGATATTTTCTGCACACAAATGTTTACACAATCATTGTGCAGTGTCTCCACAATGCTTGTGTAATTAATGTTGTGCAGAAAAAAATTGTGTCAAGTGAGTTGTTCATCAGTTGTACaacttgagtgtgcatagggGCAATGGCTTCAGAAGTGTTTGTTGTCAGACAGATAGGTCTATCATTCCAGCCAGCCAGGGCGGGACGAAGAGTCCGAGGGTCCCCAGGAGACACACCAAGATGAACAACCACAGAAAGATCCGGTCTAGGACCATAGCCACGTACTTCCACTCCTGCTTTACCTGAATAATGACAGAAATCCGTTTTTAGTTACTTCATACACAAAATTAATCACTGTTGAAATATTGAAATTGATAGAATTTGTGTTCCTACGGTTCACGTTGTTCACCATTGATACAGTATGCAGCATTGTGCTCTGAAATATATGGCATTGTGCGCCAAATGCCAAGTCCCGTATCCACTGGCATTCCTAACTGTAAAGCCGATTGAGTTGTGTCATGTACCTTTTTTGATGTCTTTGAAATAATTATGCGTAGAAATAAACAATATGTATCTTCAGCATAGAAATTGCTAAAACCATATTCTCTATTTTCAGTGTGCAAATACTGTAGATAAACTGAAGGGGTCTGGGTCTGTGCTCATATATCTGCCTCCTCAGTTTACATGTTAATGATGAGACCTTTGCTTACAGAGAAGTCGATATCCTCCGAACGGAGGTGGTCTGCGATGTACTGCACACCTTCCATGGCCATCTTCATGGACGGGGATAAGACGAGGAGCCGCTGGTCCTTGGTCATTGCTTTGGCTTCCTTGGCCAGGCCTGAGTGATACTTGCAGGCAGCTGAACAGCTctgcttcctctcctccatcagggACGGGTGCTGTGAGAGAGGCCGCTGCCTGCCGTTACCCATGGAGGAGACCTCCTCATGCAGGCAGCAGTACTGGATGCTGCGCGAGCGACAGCGGACGCTGGTCTGGGGCTGCTCCCTCTCACCCAGGCCGTACTGTAAGCTGAGGGACCGCATCTTGGGCCTGGCCGCATGGTGCTTGTCCCTGGgcgggaagagagggtggaggaacagaggagagcagCCTGGCTGGGACGAGGTGGTCGGCTCCTCCGGGAGGATGGAGTACTGGCTGGAGGACCTGTCCAggggctgctgctgttgctggggAAGCTTGGGGGGCAGGGAACCCTCTACGGGTCGGcccatggagagagaaggggagcgggCCAGGATCTCCTGGACCTCCAGGGGGGAGGTGGGTGGGAAGCTGGCCTCCAGCTCAGCCTCCAGCTCACCCCATAGCGAAGCCCTCTTTTGCATGGCCTCTGCCAGCCTCTTGCTGTTGTTCTTGACCACGGCAGGCCGCCGGATGAACAGGAAGCCGGGGACGATGTCCAGGAAGACGCGGCGCACCCAGCGGGGCATGGTGTCCGTGCGCGGCGAGCGGTGGTGCACGTTGAGCACAAAGATGGTGATGCTGATGGAAAGGGTGACGAAGATCATGGTGAAGAGGAGGTACTCCCCGATGAGAGAGATGACCAGCGAGGTGGATGGGATGATCTCGGTAATAAGCAAgaggaagacagtgagagagagcaacacagagatacacagggTGATCTTCTCTCCACAGTCAGAGGGCAGATAGAACACCAGGACAGTCAGACAGGAGATCAGCAGACAGGGCACTATCAGATTAATGGTGTAGAACAGCGGTAGCCTCCGGATGATGAAGGAATAGGTGATGTCAGAGTAGACCTCGTGGCAGCACTCGTACTTCTTGATGTTGTAGTTGCCCACGGCGTCCACCAGCACCCACTCGCCGCTTTCCCAGTAGTCCATCTGATCCACATTGCCCGCCATACTGATTAGGTCGATCTTGGTGCGGTCGTAGGTCCACGAGCCAAACTTCATGGTGCAGTTCTGCTGGTCGAAAGGGAAGAAGGTGACGTCGATGCTGCAGGAGGACTTGTAGATGGCCGGGGGAACCCACTTAATGCGTCCGTCGTGGAACAGGTGGGCCTTGGTCAGGTGGGTCACGGAGAAATCACCATCTGCACTAGAGATAAGAAGGGATGATAGAGCTAGATTGTATGTTAAGGAATGGCCTGACAGATTAGACAATAAAGATAAATTGCCCGTCCACTCTCATTGTTTTTTGATCATCAATGGTAGAAAAGAGTGGCTGTGGCTATATATACAAACATAAAGTGTGTATTGCAGCATGTCCTAGTGAAGTCGAATTGCAGTGGGGTCGCCACATAAAacaatagattttatttagatATACCAGGGGTACGACACTTAGACtcacagtggcgtgtattcatggatgccaagtgAAGCCAGGCTTCACTCAAAAATTGACATTGAAAAAAAAAGATACAAAATAATATATTTATTATCTTTCGTTTCTCTGTGTCTCATacatttccttcaattcgcaagaggctgaatatatctcacaggagaaag from Salvelinus fontinalis isolate EN_2023a chromosome 18, ASM2944872v1, whole genome shotgun sequence carries:
- the LOC129815683 gene encoding neuronal acetylcholine receptor subunit alpha-4-like, which codes for MFNADGDFSVTHLTKAHLFHDGRIKWVPPAIYKSSCSIDVTFFPFDQQNCTMKFGSWTYDRTKIDLISMAGNVDQMDYWESGEWVLVDAVGNYNIKKYECCHEVYSDITYSFIIRRLPLFYTINLIVPCLLISCLTVLVFYLPSDCGEKITLCISVLLSLTVFLLLITEIIPSTSLVISLIGEYLLFTMIFVTLSISITIFVLNVHHRSPRTDTMPRWVRRVFLDIVPGFLFIRRPAVVKNNSKRLAEAMQKRASLWGELEAELEASFPPTSPLEVQEILARSPSLSMGRPVEGSLPPKLPQQQQQPLDRSSSQYSILPEEPTTSSQPGCSPLFLHPLFPPRDKHHAARPKMRSLSLQYGLGEREQPQTSVRCRSRSIQYCCLHEEVSSMGNGRQRPLSQHPSLMEERKQSCSAACKYHSGLAKEAKAMTKDQRLLVLSPSMKMAMEGVQYIADHLRSEDIDFSVKQEWKYVAMVLDRIFLWLFILVCLLGTLGLFVPPWLAGMIDLSV